In the Salvia splendens isolate huo1 chromosome 16, SspV2, whole genome shotgun sequence genome, AATCAAAGACTGCACATGAGTTATGGCATTGATAAAATGTGATTTAATTTCAAGTAGATTGATAGGATTAGTTAATGAAAATAATGTAAATGCGTTAGTATAAAACTCCCCTCATCAAATTATAGTATTTTCATAAGCAAAGCTAACAAACCACGTTTTGAAAATCAAGTCAACCTAGAGGATTTCGAATTCAAGGCGTTCGATGAAATGCCTCTGAAAATTTTCCAAACAAAGCAACCTAATTTTTTAAGGAAGATAGCACACCACTCCAGCATGAAATGGTGGATCAATATGATAATTTAAAGAAAGTGGGAAATTGGGGTGGTGCATAAGCTGTACAAGGTTGAAAGTCATAAATCCCAAGTCTAAAATGTCAAAATTTACACACTCATAAAGACTGCCGCTCGCTGCTTCTCACTTCCCTTACTTGGTTGTTATCGATTCGTCGCCTTCATTCCCACATCACTCCTCCCACCAAATCCGGtaccccctctctctctccagatgcatatttttggtattattcgTTTTAGTATGATCTACCTGTCATTGATCGGCAAGAAAACTTTTTCTAGTTGAATCACGGCTTAATTTAACAATCTATAGCATCCGTCGATTCTTCAATCAATGAACGGAGCTAATGTGACTTAGCCTTTACCTGATTTGGGAAATGATTGAAGAAAGACAAATTTAATTAGTCGACGTTACTAATTTTgagtttgatttgatttgattgttCTCAGTGGATTGAAAGTACCTTTTTTTGCAATCGTGTTTGTTTGCTCTTGTTAATATGAATCTTAATCAGCTGTTGCTCTGCTCAGGTACAATCCGAAATTCAAAGATCGCACAAAGTGGTCATTTGTGAAAAATGGCAGTGTGAGTCATCCTCTTaagctttttttttttgcaatttcgGTATGATAAACATATACTATTTCCCCTCATTATGTTACATTTTGGGTTCGTCATATCCATAAATGTTAGTGTATTGGTTGTGATTGATGATCTGTAGGGTTGTTTCTGCTCCGGGGAAGGTTTTAATGACCGGAGGCTACCTTGTTTTGGAGAGGCCTAATGCTGGGATTGTGCTGAGTACAAATGCTCGATTTTATGCAATTGTAAAGCCGCTTTATGAGGAAACTAAACCCGACAGTTGGGCATGGGTATGTGACACTCTCTGTCTGCATATTTATTGGTGTTCTTGTTAAACATGAGAAATGATTTTGTCGTTGTTGGTTGAAAAATATGATGAATCTTCATATCCTGCAAATTTTTTCTCGGGGATATCTTTAGACTTTGAGGGATATGTGCTTATCCATCAGTTCAAATAGATTACAGTGGAACTCGTTTTAGATTTTCTATATGTTGCAAGGTTTGTGGTTTGGCCTTAGCTTTAGACTGGTGCTCTTTGTTGTTGACAGGTACGAAAGTTAGGTCTAGTAGTGTACTATGTTTGAGAAACTTAGTGGTGAGTTATGATTAATGAGTGTCGTTCTTGATTAAATGCTGTTTATCTTGAAGTTGGCACTCATTCTATATGTTATTTACATCTGTTTAACCCAAGCATCTTAGGAACAAAGTGTGATATCCTTTTTCCTACCTTCTATCAAATGGTTATGCTATTCCACAATGTGTTCAGGCATGGACAGATGTGAAACTGACGTCTCTGCAGATGGGAAGAGAAATTATGTACAAATTGTCGCTCAAGAATCTCCAGCTACAGAGTGTATCCTCTAGGTGAAACACTGTATCCGTCTATATTTCTTGCCAATAACATTAGTCTGTAAATCATGGATGTACTCGTAACTGGTAACTATATCAGAGTTCCCTCCAAGTATCATCAAATGAACAAAAAAGTAGGTAGATAGCATGGCTAATTACTGACGACATTTTTTGGCTTCACCAACTTCAGTGATAGGAATCCTTTTGTTGAATGTGCACTGCAATATGTTGTAGCAGCGGCTTGTGCCACGTTTGACAAACCTAAGAAGGACGAGTTGCAAAAACTTTTGTTGCGAGGTAAAGTCTGATACAGAGTATTGGATATTGCTTTTGTTTTTAATAGATCTCCAAAGTTCTAATGCTACTTCTGACTTAGTCATGCAGGTCTTGCCATTACTATATTAGGTTGCAATGAGTTCTATTCATATAGGAATCAGGTAATTTGCTTCTGCAGTGATTCCTCTGGATTTTTTTGTCGGGGCTTTTTAGTAGTTTGTCCTTCAACTTAATGTCAAATATAGTTGGATTTTCATTTCTACAGTGTTTTAATGGTATGATCTTGGGTTGCACTATACTGACATTTATGATTGGATATTTGAATGTGAACATTTTTCACTTAGCTGCAAGATCACTATTTTTATTCGTTGAGAAGAATCTTAACTGTAAGAGCAGCACCCTGGTGAGCTCATTTCTGTCTATTTTTTAGTATGGAAATGTCAACTATGTTTTGCCTTGTTCAGATTGAAGCACGTGGCCTGCCATTGACCTCTGAATCATTGGCTTCACTTCCTCCTTTTACTTCAATTGCATTTAATGAGGATGAATCAAATGGACAAAAGAGCAAGCCTGAAGTTGCCAAAACAGGGCTGGGCTCGTCGGCAGCTATGACGACTGCTGTTGTTGCTGCTTTACTTCATTACCTTGGAGTTGTCAGTCTCCCCTCAGAGTTCAGTGGTCCTCTTGAAGGGGATAGTGTTGCTGCAGACCTGGATGTCGTGCATGTTATCGCTCAAACGGCTCACTGTATAGCACAAGGTAAAGTTGGTAGTGGTTTTGACGTGAGCTCTGCTGTTTATGGTAGTCAGCGGTATGTCAGATTTTCACCAGAAGTACTTTCTTCTGCTCAGGTATTCAACGTTCTGTTATAGCCCAATGAATTCACTCTAGGTTGGAATTTTGAATTTGGAGCTGTGTATAAATGCATGTTTATGGTTACTATTAACCTGCCTGAGAGAGTATTGATGGCGTAGCTAAGATGAATGCTAAACATGGTGTGTTATATGGATAATTAATCCACTACTAAAATGCAGGATGCTGGTCGAGGGACTCCAATTGAAGCGGCCATAGGGAATGTGCTAAAAGCTAATTGGGATCATGAGAGGACTAAATTTTCGTTACCCCCAATGATGACTTTAGTAAGTTCCATAATACGTATAGCATATGATGGTTGATGATATAATGCTAATATAAATGCTTATCTACTACTACTGGTATGATGGTATCGGGAAAGATACCCCGACTTTCCAATTAAATGGCTGTGTTGTTTTGTGCATATTACTGTTGAACCTTAGTTAGCAGTTGGCACTTCCTATCTATATAACACCGATACGCCACCCTGTTGCCGTATCacgtatcggatacgtatccgataccgatacgcgacggatacaccgtcgatacgtatcctgggcgtatccgcgagctgggccgtattgggccgagaaacctcagattcgatacgtatccttcggcgtatccgcgagctgggccgtattgggcctTCATCCTCCTCTATCTGCAAAGATCTGAGGTTCTCCTCTTCGAAATCAACGTCCATCTCTGTCGAAGAACTTCGCAACTTTCAATTTACGAACTTCAATCCGATTTGGGAACAAAATTGACAGTTAATcggatatgaagaagaagaagaagaagaagaagaagaagaagaagaaaggggagGCGCCGCTATTGCCTCAACTAGGGATTGAAGAAAATTGGAAATGGGAGAATGAATTGGGCAAGAAGTAGTCACGATGGAAAAGGAGTATATTTGGGGCTCATTTTTTGggccaatttattactccattaactttgtctaattttgtaactataaataaatattttgatcaaTATTATTGGTAATATGGATAAGTATAACCAAAAAATCGATGTGGTGTAATCgaccataaaagaaattgactttagcttttaatattttgtaattttattatttttatttgtataataacattagaatatctattttgtaatttattatgcactattattatttattaaaaaaatagttaaaacgtaTCCGCGTATCGGGTTGTTTGGGAAAGAGCCGTATCCGCGTATCCGTATCCTTCGGATACTGATACGCGTATCCGTATCCGTGCCGCATAGCTTCCTATAAGATACTCCCGTGCAATGCACTTAGACCTTCGTCTTTCCAAGTCAGATATTCTGCCAACCAGATACAATTGGGTTTCCTAAACTTGGATTTCTTATTATTCTAAACGAGCATTCACGCTCTCTCTTTCAAGTATTTTATAGCTTTATATGGTATATTATTGACTCAACGACCTTCAAAAGATAGTAAAGATGTCCATATTTGATATCCTCCACATGCACTTGAAAAACCAGGGATGCTGCTCGATGCATTTATTTTAGCATGAAGTTCCTGGAAATCTTCTTTGTGTCACTCAATAATTGTTGTTCTCTTCCAGTTACTTGGAGAGCCAGGAAGTGGAGGATCATCAACACCGTCAATGGTTGGTGCTGTAAAGAAGTGGCAAAAGTCAGACCCTCAAAATTCCCTTGAAACATGGAAGAAGTTGTCAGAAGCTAATTCTGCTCTTGAGATGCACCTCAAAACCTTAAGCAAATTGGCAGAAATAAACATTGATGATTATAAATATATCATTATCAAATGCAGCACTGTCACATCGGAAAAGGTACTTATTTAGCCTGTATTCTTCATTCCATCTGATAGAATCAGAGTATTATTATAGTTAGCTCTTGTAGTGCTGCACACTTGCACTGGAATGTATCATGTACTTCACTAAATCTTTTGCTAAATATGGAATGTGTACATAATTAGCCATAAAGCTTGGATCTTCTTTCTCTAATAATGTTTCCGGCTACTCTCTTAACAGTGGAGAGACGAAGCTCCTGAACCAAATCAATTAGAAGTTGTTAAAGCATTACTAGGAGCTCGAGATGCCATGCTTGCTATCAGGTGTAACATGCGCAAGATGGGCGAGGCTGCTGGGATTCCTGTAAGCTCTTCTATTTTTTATGTCCGGGGGCATTTTGAGtttattttaatcatttctttTAAATGAATCTGATAGATTTATAAGTTGATCTCAGAACTGCTTGTTTGTAAACTTCTATCTTAGTTTATCCACCAACTTTTTGCTTAAATTCTTATACGACTTTTTGTAGAAGTTTCTACCCATTTACACATACATCTGAAGAGACTAACCAATATATTTAAATGGAAAGATATACTAGTAACTAAAAACCTCTTATATCCCAATACCATGCATTGCATTTGAATCTGAAGCTTTTTCATCTTCTATCAAAGTCGGCTATCTAATGATGAGTTCGACTCTTCCTTCTGCTAGTATGCATTGTACATTGCCTTTACCATTCCAAACTTGTTCAAATCTCGTTGACCCTTTTTCCCGCGGTGTATACCTCTCCCAGATTGAGCCCCAGTCACAAACTCAACTGCTGGATACAACGATGAACATGGAAGGTGTTCTGTTGGCTGGTGTTCCTGGTGCAGGTGGATTTGATGCAGTCTTTGCTGTGACCTTGGGGGAGTCGGGCAGCAACGTGGTCAAAGTCTGGAGCTCCATCAATGTGCTCGCCTTGCTAGTGAGAGAGGACCCTCGCGGAGTTTCCTTGGAAAGCAACGACCCTCGGGCAACAGAAATTACTGGTGCGGTTTCTGCCCTTCGTATTGAGTGAAAGTTAAATGTTTGTTACTACTTTTATCTGTATTGTCATTTGAAACTCAGGTAGCTAAATTTCAGTGAGTTTGATAGAGGATTTTAACTTATTACCACTGTTAAAATATTGTGTTTGTTGCAAGAAAATAAGGAAACAGAACATTTCTGTTGTATTTTACAGTAATAATTTGTACTATGAGATGTTCTTGAAAATGTTCATGTGCATTTTccatagtagtactatttattttatataaaatgtatATTAAACTATGAAGAACAATTGTCTTCTTGAGTTACCCTTGTTGGTAATGGTATGTATTCACATGGCCACATATGGAGTATTTATCATCTTTTCTCCCTTATTAAAATACGCATCTCACATGGATACATATTAAGCACTTGCACGAGAGAGAGAAACATGTGCCTAAAAAAACAATTTCAAAATCAGTTCTAGTGACTAATTCTTCTTCTAATTTGTAGATAATTCATAAGGTGGGACATGGTCAAAATCAAGAATCGAATCCTATTTAATTTACCAAGAAAGCTTATAAGTACTAGCATTCATTACTTACATACATGACACCATGACTCCTAAATTCCCCTCTTCACTTTTAGAAACAAAAATCGTTTAATTTGATGGGCAAATACTTAGTACTACTATTCTTCTCAAGGGTGAGAAAATGCATTTGCTTCATATTTTTCATGTCATTGAATTTATATACGTAAAAATGACATGGATAGATTAGATACCAACTAAAATTTCGACGTCAAAAATCACTAAAGCCTAAAATTGACACTAGATCAGTTTATGAGACTTGCATATCAATTAAAATTCAGACTAAAATTATGACTAAAAAGAGTGTAGATTTTGTTATTGATTGTGTTTCTTCAATGGAGTAAAAGACATGACATGAGGGCATCAGTAACCCCGTctccatttccggccccaagtcccctccacgtcatcattcctctacagttgcggcccaggccccaactgctgtaaccctgcaggttgcggcccgggcggcaactaataaatgacactattcacaactccaacctattttgaaagtaaaataaaaaatgctgtaaatttataacacgaaaaatttaatttcatcgaatactgcaaaattacaacatataaattttcaaactgaaaataaaatacataaaaacataacgtcaatgctggaaaacgttgttgcgagtccaaatttcttcgattagatcggcttggaggcgagtgtgttgttcctcttggcgcatcgcagctgaacgagccatgacattgcggatgtcgtgaggaaggccctgca is a window encoding:
- the LOC121772005 gene encoding phosphomevalonate kinase, peroxisomal-like; amino-acid sequence: MAVVVSAPGKVLMTGGYLVLERPNAGIVLSTNARFYAIVKPLYEETKPDSWAWAWTDVKLTSLQMGREIMYKLSLKNLQLQSVSSSDRNPFVECALQYVVAAACATFDKPKKDELQKLLLRGLAITILGCNEFYSYRNQIEARGLPLTSESLASLPPFTSIAFNEDESNGQKSKPEVAKTGLGSSAAMTTAVVAALLHYLGVVSLPSEFSGPLEGDSVAADLDVVHVIAQTAHCIAQGKVGSGFDVSSAVYGSQRYVRFSPEVLSSAQDAGRGTPIEAAIGNVLKANWDHERTKFSLPPMMTLLLGEPGSGGSSTPSMVGAVKKWQKSDPQNSLETWKKLSEANSALEMHLKTLSKLAEINIDDYKYIIIKCSTVTSEKWRDEAPEPNQLEVVKALLGARDAMLAIRCNMRKMGEAAGIPIEPQSQTQLLDTTMNMEGVLLAGVPGAGGFDAVFAVTLGESGSNVVKVWSSINVLALLVREDPRGVSLESNDPRATEITGAVSALRIE